The Streptococcus suis DNA window CCTTATTACTGTTGGCATAACTAAGCCCTCTCTTGTGTATAGATGATAACTATATTATATCATTTTAAATAAATATACACAAACTATATTCGTTCTGTATGTTTTCTTTTCAAAATAAATAAAAAATAAAAAATAAAAAAGAACCGTGCCAGTTGACACGGATAATAATCAATCATTTCCGATAAATGTCTTTCCGATGCCCCATTTCAAGAGCTAAGATGACCATTTTGTTATCAATAATATCGCAAATTACACGATAATTCCACACTCTATACCGCCACAGGCCCTTATAGTCTCCTACAAAGGCCTTTCCAAACTGTCTTGGATTTTCCAAACCGTCCAATCTTTTTTTCAAATCCTTAGCAAGCATCATCCCTACATGCCTGTCCATTTTTTTCAACTGCTTCAAAGCATCATCGCTGAGAACAAGTTTATAAGCCATCTTCTAACTCCGCAAGCACATCATCAATCGAGTGTGTAACAGGATTTTCTTGGAATTTCTTCAAAGCCTTGATACCAATTTCATAGTCCAACTGGTCTTCTATCTGTTCAATAAGTGCTGATTTGAATAACTCAGACAGGCTTTTTCCAGTATGAATGGCATAGCTTCTGAAAATTTCTTCTTCTGTTTCATTTAATCGCAAAGAAACAATTCCCATCATTCCACCTACTTTCTTATTGTAATACATTGTAAAACAATTCGTTCAAAATGTCAATTGATACTCAATGAAAATCAAAAACAGACTACATTTGTAGTCTGTCTATCCCCATTAGATTAAAGGAGTCTATATCTGTATATCTATTAAATTACTTACGGATGCAAGCGATGCAACATACGTGGGAACGGAATCGCTTCACGGATATGTTTTGTACCTGCTACGAAAGTTACCATGCGTTCGATACCAATACCGAAACCACCGTGTGGTACGGAACCGTATTTACGAAGATCAAGGTAGAAGTCATATTCAGACTTGTCCATACCTAGTTCTTCCATTTTCGCTACCAAGGCATCATAGTTGTCTTCACGCATTGAACCGCCAATGATTTCACCGTAGCCTTCTGGAGCAAGCAAGTCTGCACAGAGCACACGTTCTGGGTTGCCAGGAACTGGTTTCATATAGAAAGCTTTAAAGCTAGCTGGATAGTTCACAACAAAGGTTGGTACACCAAAGTAATTTGAAATCCATGTTTCATGAGGTGAACCAAAGTCATCACCATGCTCGATGTGTTCGTAGTCTGTATCTTCATCCGCTTCATGCTCTTGCAGAAGGGTAATAGCATCATCATAAGCTAAGCGTTTGAATGGTTCTGCAATGTAGCGTTTAAGGGCATCTACATCACGCTCAAGAGTCTCCAAGGCTTGAGGAGCTCGGTCGATGGCACCCTGAATCAAAGCTTTGACATAAGCTTCTTGCAAGTCAAGTGACTCATCATGGCTGAGGAATGAGTATTCCGCATCCATCATCCAAAATTCTGTCAAGTGACGGCGAGTTTTTGATTTTTCCGCACGGAAAACAGGACCAAAGTCGAAGACACGACCAAGAGCCATGGCACCAGCTTCAAGGTAAAGCTGACCTGATTGGCTCAAGTAAGCAGGTTGACCAAAGTAATCTGTTTCAAACAATTCTGTCGAATCTTCTGCCGCATTTCCTGACAAGATTGGGCTATCAAACTTGATAAAGCCATTTTTTTCAAAAAATTCATAGGTTGCATAGATGATGGCATTACGGATTTGTTGGATGGCTACTTGTTTACGAGAACGCAACCAAAGGTGACGGTTATCCATAAGGAAGTCTGTACCATGTTCTTTAGGCGTAATTGGATAATCTTGTGACTCACCGATCACTTCAAGGTCTGTCACATCCAACTCATAACCAAACTTAGAACGTTCGTCTTCCTTCACAATTCCTGTCACATATACAGAAGTTTCTTGGCTCAACCGTTTCGCCACATCAAACTTCTCTGTACCAGCTTCTTCACCGAATTTTTCAATGAAGTTTGGCTTGAAAGCAACTGCTTGGAAGAAAGCTGTTCCATCACGTAATTGTAAGAAGGCCAATTTCCCTTTACCTGACTTGTTGGCAACCCAGGCACCGATGGTCACTTCCTGACCCACGTAATCTTTCACTTGGTTAATCGTAATCAATTTTCTAGACATTCTATTTCCTCTTTTTATTTTTTCATAAATGTATGTAAACGAGCGACCGCTTCCTTTAGCGTATCCATATCTGTCGCATAGCTGAGACGAATATTCTCAGGAGCACCAAAACCTGCACCAGTTACCAAAGCCACACCGACTTCTTCCAAAATGGCTGTCGTAAACTCCGTTACGTCTGTAAAGCCTTTCATTTCCATAGCTTTTTTCACATTTGGGAAGAGATAAAAGGCTCCCTCAGGTTTGACCACTTCAAATCCAGGCACCTCAGCAAGCAAGGGATAGATGGTATTAAGTCGTTCTTCAAAAGCTTGACGCATGGTCTCTACCGTATCTTGGGGACCTGTGAAGGCTTCAATGGCCGCATATTGGGCAACAGTAGTCAGGTTTGAAGTCGTTTGACCGGTAATTTTACCCATAGCCGCGATTATTTCTGGATTACCTACTGCGTAACCAACCCGCCAACCCGTCATGGCATAGGCTTTTGCAACACCATTGATAACAATGGTCTGTTGACGAATGCTCTCTGAAATACTAGAAATCGGTGTAAAGGTATTACCGTTGTATACCAAACGACCGTAAATATCATCCGCCAAGATCAACAAATCATGTTCTACAGCCCAATTACCAATAGCTTCCAATTCTTCGCGACTATAAATCATACCCGTAGGATTGGATGGACTATTGAGCAAGAGGACCTTGGTCTTGTCAGTCCGAGCTGCTTCTAGCTGATCAACTGTAACCTTGAAATGATGCTCTTCCGTCGCAGTTACAAAGACTGGCACCCCTTCATTCATCTTGATTTGGTCTGCATATGAAACCCAGTAAGGCGTTGGAACGAGAACCTCGTCACCTGGATTGATGACTGCTGCAAAGAAAGCATAGAGAATAAACTTAGCACCCGTACCCACTACTACTTGATTGCGTTGAATAGAGTATCCATAGAACTTCTCAAAGTAAGTATTTACCGCATCTTTCAACTCTGGAAGACCAGAAGCTACTGTATAAAAACTAGCCTTGCCATTTTCGATGGCTTGAATAGCTGCTTCTTGAATATTTTTAGGAGTAACAAAATCTGGTTCCCCCAGCGTTAGTTCTAAAATATCGCGGCCCTCAGCCTTGAGTGCTTTCGCACGCGCCCCAGCAGCCAAGGTCACACTTTCTTCCATCTCTAAGACACGTCTTGATAACTTGCTCATAATCCCTCCATCTTGACAAAGTCACCTGTTTCAAAATCCACCAAATAATAGGCTGTCCCCGATTTGACTTCCCAAATCGGTTTGCCATCCCTATAGCCTAGAATAGTTCGATCAGCCGTTTTTGCACCATTTTCTTGAGCAATCGCTTGCGCCTCTTCCTTTGTAATCCCTGCCCCAACTGGATAGACATAGATAGAGGACGAAGAACTTGGTATCAACACATATACCTCATCTCCGTTCTTATCCTTACCTTTCAAGCTATAATAAGTTTCCGTACCATTATAGATTGCAAAGTCATCCACCTGACTCACATCCGCATATTGCTGTGCAATCTGTTGCGCCCCAACTCTAGCCTCCTCAAAAGGACGAGAAGACTGCTCCCAAACGTAGAGGATTAAAAAGATAACACTGAATGCAAGAACAAAAAAACCAATAAGATATTGACCCAAACGGCCACTAGCAAATGCCAAGAGACGGCTGAATTTTTTTTCCATAGTAGCCCTATTATACTACAAATCACCCTGCAATGCTATTTTTTCTAGAAATTCAAATGGAAATTTTACAAAAAATATTCAAGTATACTTTTCTATTTTATAGGAAATCACTTGCCAATCAATGTAAATATTGCTAAAATATTCGTATGAATAGCGTAGAAAAATCATTAAACGAAAATAAACATGCCTTACACAGCCTTGTCGTTTTTCGGAGAGCAGCAAATACTATTTCAAAAAAAGAAATGGAAACCATCAGAAAATATGGACTGACAGTTGCCCAATTTGGAGTATTGGAGGCACTCTACAACAAGGGCGACTTGAGAATTCAGGACC harbors:
- a CDS encoding type II toxin-antitoxin system RelE/ParE family toxin — its product is MAYKLVLSDDALKQLKKMDRHVGMMLAKDLKKRLDGLENPRQFGKAFVGDYKGLWRYRVWNYRVICDIIDNKMVILALEMGHRKDIYRK
- a CDS encoding translation repressor RelB; this encodes MGIVSLRLNETEEEIFRSYAIHTGKSLSELFKSALIEQIEDQLDYEIGIKALKKFQENPVTHSIDDVLAELEDGL
- a CDS encoding asparagine--tRNA ligase, producing MSRKLITINQVKDYVGQEVTIGAWVANKSGKGKLAFLQLRDGTAFFQAVAFKPNFIEKFGEEAGTEKFDVAKRLSQETSVYVTGIVKEDERSKFGYELDVTDLEVIGESQDYPITPKEHGTDFLMDNRHLWLRSRKQVAIQQIRNAIIYATYEFFEKNGFIKFDSPILSGNAAEDSTELFETDYFGQPAYLSQSGQLYLEAGAMALGRVFDFGPVFRAEKSKTRRHLTEFWMMDAEYSFLSHDESLDLQEAYVKALIQGAIDRAPQALETLERDVDALKRYIAEPFKRLAYDDAITLLQEHEADEDTDYEHIEHGDDFGSPHETWISNYFGVPTFVVNYPASFKAFYMKPVPGNPERVLCADLLAPEGYGEIIGGSMREDNYDALVAKMEELGMDKSEYDFYLDLRKYGSVPHGGFGIGIERMVTFVAGTKHIREAIPFPRMLHRLHP
- a CDS encoding pyridoxal phosphate-dependent aminotransferase, with amino-acid sequence MSKLSRRVLEMEESVTLAAGARAKALKAEGRDILELTLGEPDFVTPKNIQEAAIQAIENGKASFYTVASGLPELKDAVNTYFEKFYGYSIQRNQVVVGTGAKFILYAFFAAVINPGDEVLVPTPYWVSYADQIKMNEGVPVFVTATEEHHFKVTVDQLEAARTDKTKVLLLNSPSNPTGMIYSREELEAIGNWAVEHDLLILADDIYGRLVYNGNTFTPISSISESIRQQTIVINGVAKAYAMTGWRVGYAVGNPEIIAAMGKITGQTTSNLTTVAQYAAIEAFTGPQDTVETMRQAFEERLNTIYPLLAEVPGFEVVKPEGAFYLFPNVKKAMEMKGFTDVTEFTTAILEEVGVALVTGAGFGAPENIRLSYATDMDTLKEAVARLHTFMKK
- a CDS encoding peptidase — its product is MEKKFSRLLAFASGRLGQYLIGFFVLAFSVIFLILYVWEQSSRPFEEARVGAQQIAQQYADVSQVDDFAIYNGTETYYSLKGKDKNGDEVYVLIPSSSSSIYVYPVGAGITKEEAQAIAQENGAKTADRTILGYRDGKPIWEVKSGTAYYLVDFETGDFVKMEGL